One region of Anaeromyxobacter paludicola genomic DNA includes:
- a CDS encoding class I SAM-dependent methyltransferase, which yields MPSPRSPAELQAFVRERTAPTPVPLCPELTLYTATEMTSLWHATAAELRGWDDSPFWAFPWAGGQALARHVLDHPALVRGRRVLDFASGSGLVGLAAARAGAARVVAADIDPFCAAVLPLNAGLNRLALEVRTDDLLGRPLAGFDVVLAGDVFYERALAERSFAWFGALAASGLRVLAGDPGRNYSPASGAAVLAEYDVPTSVAIEATAVRRTRVLEMEGAATS from the coding sequence GTGCCCAGCCCCCGCTCCCCCGCCGAGCTCCAGGCCTTCGTCCGGGAGCGCACCGCCCCGACGCCGGTGCCCCTCTGCCCCGAGCTGACGCTCTACACGGCGACCGAGATGACGTCGCTGTGGCACGCCACCGCCGCCGAGCTGCGGGGCTGGGACGACTCGCCGTTCTGGGCGTTCCCCTGGGCCGGAGGCCAGGCCCTCGCGCGCCACGTCCTCGATCATCCCGCCCTGGTGCGCGGCCGCCGCGTGCTCGACTTCGCCTCCGGCAGCGGGCTCGTCGGCCTCGCCGCCGCGCGTGCCGGCGCGGCGCGGGTGGTCGCCGCCGACATCGACCCGTTCTGCGCCGCCGTCCTCCCGCTCAACGCCGGGCTGAACCGGCTCGCGCTCGAGGTCCGCACCGACGACCTCCTCGGCCGGCCGCTGGCGGGCTTCGACGTCGTGCTCGCCGGCGACGTCTTCTACGAGCGCGCGCTGGCGGAGCGGAGTTTCGCCTGGTTCGGCGCGCTCGCGGCGTCCGGGCTGCGCGTGCTGGCCGGCGACCCGGGCCGGAACTACTCGCCCGCGTCGGGCGCGGCCGTGCTCGCCGAGTACGACGTGCCCACCTCCGTGGCGATCGAGGCGACCGCCGTCCGGCGCACCCGCGTCCTCGAGATGGAGGGGGCCGCTACATCGTGA
- a CDS encoding PilZ domain-containing protein produces the protein MLLRFPSPHTFEERNRALLDDPRALPPADLLLWRQGRDELARRALEGQQEASRRRTPRVDAVYPAFLAGYGGVFTVDLGFEGVSLRVCAGTRLRRAEPASVRLKVGNQSIYLSGRVAWGSDDRVGLQVEQVHPADEQVLQAAVCKRLLEVLQPGSGGRALMGRRAGD, from the coding sequence GTGCTGCTGCGTTTCCCTTCACCCCACACCTTCGAGGAGCGCAACCGGGCCCTGCTCGACGACCCGCGCGCGCTGCCCCCGGCCGACCTGCTGCTCTGGCGGCAGGGGCGGGACGAGCTCGCGCGCCGCGCGCTGGAGGGCCAGCAGGAGGCGTCGCGCCGGCGCACGCCGCGGGTGGACGCGGTCTACCCGGCGTTCCTCGCCGGCTACGGCGGCGTCTTCACCGTCGACCTCGGCTTCGAGGGGGTGTCGCTCCGGGTCTGCGCGGGCACCCGCCTGCGCCGCGCCGAGCCGGCCTCGGTCCGGCTCAAGGTGGGCAACCAGTCCATCTACCTGAGCGGCCGGGTCGCCTGGGGCAGCGACGATCGCGTCGGTCTCCAGGTCGAGCAGGTGCACCCGGCGGACGAGCAGGTGCTGCAGGCGGCGGTCTGCAAGCGCCTCCTCGAGGTGCTGCAGCCGGGGAGCGGCGGGCGGGCCCTGATGGGCCGGCGGGCCGGCGATTAG
- a CDS encoding PilZ domain-containing protein: MSPSLREEFESHNRLLVGGERPLTPEELAVWSRGRDLLVQRALARQQPVEGSRRRRHPRARARLSAHLAGCGSAFTDDVGFGGLSLRTTRRAALRRGDDAYVKLKWAQRSIFLEGQVAWIDGARIGLAITRIHPEDEHALQAVVCAGLSSAWES; the protein is encoded by the coding sequence GTGTCGCCTTCCCTGCGCGAGGAGTTCGAGAGCCACAACCGCCTGCTCGTCGGGGGCGAGCGGCCGCTCACGCCCGAGGAGCTGGCGGTCTGGTCGCGGGGCCGCGACCTCCTGGTCCAGCGGGCGCTCGCGCGGCAGCAGCCGGTGGAGGGGTCGCGCCGGCGCCGCCATCCCCGGGCGCGGGCCCGGCTCTCCGCCCACCTCGCCGGCTGCGGCTCCGCCTTCACCGACGACGTCGGGTTCGGCGGGCTCTCGCTGCGCACCACCCGCCGCGCCGCGCTGCGACGCGGCGACGACGCCTACGTGAAGCTCAAGTGGGCGCAGCGGTCGATCTTCCTCGAGGGGCAGGTGGCCTGGATCGACGGGGCGCGGATCGGCCTCGCCATCACGCGGATCCACCCGGAGGACGAGCACGCGCTGCAGGCGGTCGTCTGCGCCGGGCTGTCCTCGGCCTGGGAGAGCTGA
- the aroG gene encoding 3-deoxy-7-phosphoheptulonate synthase AroG, whose amino-acid sequence MPFRTDDLRIKAIRELAPPAHLIRELPCSERASAVVHDARDAIHRILHGMDDRLVVVIGPCSIHDVAAAEEYAGRLLAERERHAADLEIAMRVYFEKPRTTVGWKGLINDPQLDGSFEINAGLRTARQLLLRIDELGLPAGCEFLDMITPQYIADLVSWGAIGARTTESQVHRELASGLSCPVGFKNGTDGNVRNAVDAIRAAQQPHHFLSVTKGGHSAIVSTRGNEDCHVILRGGTEPNYDAPSVEQACQQIARAGLAQRLMIDASHANSRKKPENQVPVCEDVARQIASGEGRIFGVMIESHLVAGRQDLAPGKPLAYGQSITDGCLGWEESARVLEALADAVRRRRLAE is encoded by the coding sequence ATGCCCTTCCGCACCGACGACCTGCGCATCAAGGCCATCCGGGAGCTCGCGCCCCCCGCCCACCTCATCCGGGAGCTCCCGTGCAGCGAGCGGGCGAGCGCCGTGGTGCACGACGCCCGGGACGCCATCCACCGCATCCTGCACGGGATGGACGACCGGCTGGTGGTGGTGATCGGCCCCTGCTCGATCCACGACGTCGCGGCCGCCGAGGAGTACGCCGGGCGGCTCCTCGCCGAGCGCGAGCGCCACGCCGCCGACCTCGAGATCGCGATGCGGGTGTATTTCGAAAAGCCGCGCACCACCGTCGGCTGGAAGGGGCTCATCAACGACCCGCAGCTCGACGGCAGCTTCGAGATCAACGCCGGCCTGCGCACCGCGCGCCAGCTGCTCCTCCGGATCGACGAGCTCGGCCTGCCCGCCGGGTGCGAGTTCCTCGACATGATCACGCCCCAGTACATCGCCGACCTCGTCTCCTGGGGCGCCATCGGGGCGCGCACCACCGAGAGCCAGGTGCACCGCGAGCTCGCCTCCGGCCTCTCCTGCCCGGTCGGGTTCAAGAACGGCACCGACGGCAACGTCCGCAACGCCGTGGACGCCATCCGCGCCGCCCAGCAGCCGCACCACTTCCTCTCGGTCACGAAGGGCGGCCACTCGGCCATCGTCTCCACGCGAGGGAACGAGGACTGCCACGTCATCCTGCGCGGCGGCACCGAGCCCAACTACGACGCCCCGAGCGTGGAGCAGGCCTGCCAGCAGATCGCCAGGGCCGGCCTCGCCCAGCGGCTCATGATCGACGCGAGCCACGCCAACAGCCGCAAGAAGCCGGAGAACCAGGTGCCCGTGTGCGAGGACGTGGCGCGGCAGATCGCCTCGGGCGAGGGGCGGATCTTCGGCGTGATGATCGAGAGCCACCTCGTCGCCGGCCGGCAGGACCTCGCGCCCGGCAAGCCGCTCGCCTACGGCCAGAGCATCACCGACGGCTGCCTGGGGTGGGAGGAGAGCGCGCGGGTGCTCGAGGCGCTCGCCGACGCCGTGCGCCGGCGCCGCCTCGCCGAGTGA
- a CDS encoding ACT domain-containing protein — translation MLDTTAWTTRTQTRPAAHSPTVAMLASLGSGRHLLDLSGRLALGWMGRLAAALADRRVNIVSARARQGAPRQWVAAFELEPVDPGLDLAALDFVSFAALQPARPPALEPRLRSYRLERTEGGLRVELRADDQLGFLDGILRTFAACGLFPDEMLVETRDGEARDAFVLRGIGGSEPPRAIREALDARLARLARRAAPGARSR, via the coding sequence TTGCTCGACACCACCGCCTGGACCACCCGCACCCAGACCCGCCCCGCCGCGCACTCGCCCACCGTGGCCATGCTCGCCTCGCTGGGGAGCGGCCGCCACCTCCTCGACCTCTCCGGCCGGCTCGCGCTCGGCTGGATGGGCCGGCTCGCCGCCGCGCTGGCCGACCGCCGCGTCAACATCGTGTCCGCGCGGGCCCGCCAGGGCGCCCCGCGCCAGTGGGTCGCCGCCTTCGAGCTCGAGCCGGTGGATCCGGGCCTCGACCTCGCCGCCCTCGACTTCGTCTCCTTCGCCGCGCTCCAGCCGGCGCGCCCGCCGGCGCTCGAGCCGCGGCTGCGCTCCTACCGGCTGGAGCGGACCGAGGGCGGGCTCCGGGTGGAGCTCCGCGCCGACGACCAGCTCGGGTTCCTCGACGGCATCCTGCGCACCTTCGCCGCCTGCGGGCTCTTCCCGGACGAGATGCTGGTCGAGACCCGCGACGGCGAGGCCCGCGACGCCTTCGTGCTGCGCGGCATCGGCGGCTCGGAGCCGCCGAGGGCCATCCGCGAGGCGCTCGACGCCCGGCTGGCGCGGCTGGCCCGCCGCGCCGCGCCGGGCGCCCGCTCACGCTGA
- a CDS encoding formate dehydrogenase subunit gamma, with protein MSVTPPRHGHAFAAERPPDALQRYSEASRLTHWAVALAYVLLFCSGLALFHPFFFWLSGLFGSAALMRVLHPFIGVALAVLFFAYASRLWRENLLLPSDRRWLRGMLGYMTGRDELRVEGKYNAGQKLMYWSMIGFVAGLLATGLLLWRPYVAPAIPVDGRRLAAVLHAVFAFVMFVGIGVHVYAALWTRGSMRAMTQGWVTRRWARYHHPGWYERETAGEPPPDRRESA; from the coding sequence ATGAGCGTCACCCCCCCGCGCCACGGCCACGCCTTCGCGGCGGAGCGGCCGCCCGACGCGCTGCAGCGCTACTCCGAGGCCTCGCGCCTCACCCACTGGGCGGTGGCCCTCGCCTACGTGCTCCTCTTCTGCTCGGGGCTCGCCCTCTTCCACCCGTTCTTCTTCTGGCTCTCCGGGCTGTTCGGGTCGGCGGCGCTCATGCGGGTGCTCCACCCGTTCATCGGCGTGGCGCTGGCGGTGCTCTTCTTCGCCTACGCCTCCCGGCTCTGGCGGGAGAACCTGCTCCTCCCCTCGGACCGGCGCTGGCTGCGCGGCATGCTCGGCTACATGACCGGGCGGGACGAGCTGCGGGTCGAGGGCAAGTACAACGCCGGCCAGAAGCTCATGTACTGGTCGATGATCGGCTTCGTCGCCGGGCTGCTCGCGACCGGGCTGCTGCTCTGGCGGCCCTACGTCGCGCCGGCGATCCCGGTGGACGGGCGCCGGCTGGCGGCGGTGCTGCACGCCGTCTTCGCCTTCGTGATGTTCGTCGGCATCGGCGTCCACGTCTACGCCGCCCTCTGGACGCGCGGCTCCATGCGCGCCATGACCCAGGGCTGGGTCACGCGCCGCTGGGCCCGCTACCACCACCCGGGCTGGTACGAGCGCGAGACCGCCGGCGAGCCGCCGCCGGACCGGCGCGAGTCAGCGTGA
- the fdxH gene encoding formate dehydrogenase subunit beta produces MALESLDVRRRSASETRAPDIRSRQEVAKLIDISRCIGCKACQAACMEWNDLREEVGATAGAYDNPADLTASSWTVMRFFEEELPERGLQWLIVKDGCLHCSDPGCLKACPAPGAIVQLSNGIVDFQQEACIGCGYCQAGCPFDVPRYSPKDDKAYKCTLCSDRVAVGLEPACIKTCPTQALSFGAKEDMRALADERVGELKERGYGQAQVYDPSGVGGTHVLYVMPHGDPALYRKPRDPSISPLVALWRSTFARTLGAVTMGAVFLAGFFHWMKVGPVDPDARPEGGEEKRS; encoded by the coding sequence ATGGCTCTCGAATCCCTCGACGTCCGCCGCCGCTCCGCCAGCGAGACCCGCGCGCCCGACATCCGGTCGCGCCAGGAGGTGGCGAAGCTCATCGACATCTCGCGCTGCATCGGCTGCAAGGCGTGCCAGGCGGCCTGCATGGAGTGGAACGACCTGCGCGAAGAGGTCGGCGCCACCGCCGGCGCCTACGACAACCCGGCCGACCTCACCGCCAGCTCCTGGACGGTGATGCGCTTCTTCGAGGAGGAGCTGCCGGAGCGCGGGCTCCAGTGGCTCATCGTCAAGGACGGCTGCCTCCACTGCTCGGACCCGGGCTGCCTCAAGGCCTGCCCCGCGCCGGGCGCCATCGTGCAGCTCTCGAACGGCATCGTGGACTTCCAGCAGGAGGCCTGCATCGGCTGCGGCTACTGCCAGGCCGGGTGCCCCTTCGACGTCCCGCGCTACTCCCCCAAGGACGACAAGGCGTACAAGTGCACGCTCTGCTCCGACCGCGTGGCGGTGGGGCTCGAGCCGGCCTGCATCAAGACCTGCCCCACCCAGGCGCTCAGCTTCGGCGCCAAGGAGGACATGCGCGCCCTCGCCGACGAGCGCGTGGGCGAGCTCAAGGAGCGCGGCTACGGCCAGGCGCAGGTCTACGACCCCTCGGGCGTGGGCGGCACGCACGTGCTCTACGTGATGCCGCACGGCGACCCGGCGCTGTACCGCAAGCCGCGCGATCCCTCGATCTCCCCGCTGGTCGCGCTCTGGCGGAGCACCTTCGCGCGCACGCTCGGGGCGGTGACCATGGGCGCGGTGTTCCTGGCCGGGTTCTTCCACTGGATGAAGGTCGGGCCGGTCGATCCCGACGCGCGCCCCGAGGGCGGAGAGGAGAAGCGGTCATGA
- the fdnG gene encoding formate dehydrogenase-N subunit alpha: MNFTRRQFLKLSATTAGASTLAALGAVPTLAAADVRGYKLARASEARNTCPYCSVGCGIVLYALGDGAKNARRRLVHVEGDPDHPVNRGTLCPKGASLLDFVNSPTRLKQPEHRAPGAKEWTPISWDEALDRIARLMKDDRDRHLVEKNAAGVTVNRWPTLGVLAASASSNETGYLTHKVFRSMGVVGIDNQARVUHGPTVAGLATTFGRGAMTNHWADIKNADVILVMGGNPAEAHPCGFKWVTEAKAHNKARLVVVDPRFTRTAALADLYVPIRPGSDIAFLGGVMHYLLEHGKIQREYVQAYTNASFLVKEGFAFEDGLFSGYDEAKRSYDKASWGYELGPDGYARVDPTLEHPRCVYQLLKRHVARYTPEVVSELTGTPKDQFLKVCELVASTAVPGRTMTSLYALGWTQHSVGAQNIRSIAMIQLLLGNMGMAGGGVNALRGHSNIQGLTDLGVLSDLLPGYLSMPKEQDATLEGYLGPRTLQPLRPGQLSYWKNYPKFFASLMKAWWGDAATKENGFAYHYLPKLDRLYDVLTVFDLMAQGKLNGYVCQGFNPLGSAPDKEKVQAGLSNLKFLVVIDPLATETSEFWRNHGEHHPVDPAAIQTEVFRLPSTCFAEEEGSLTNSSRWLQWHHPGAEPPPGARQDLDIVAELFTRVRALYAQEGGKVPEPITRLTWPYQQPLRPSPAEVAREYSGKALADLPDPADPARVAVKKGEPLASFAQLADDGSTACGCWIYCGSFGKENLMARRDPADPSGLGLAPGWGWAWPANRRVLYNAASCDPSGKPWDPRRALVRWSGDKWTGPDVPDNKADTPPSAGMGPFILNAEGVGRLFAVDKLADGPFPEHYEPFESPLPGNPLHKDPRARNNPAARIFAGDRQRLGTCEEFPHAATTYRLTEHFHFWTKHARIPSVLQPEQFVELGEALAREKGIKAGDRVKVRSKRGFVVAKAVVTKRLQPLRVAGRTVHVVGLPIHWGFTGQAKPGYLVNALTPFVGDANVQTPEFKAFSVAIERA, encoded by the coding sequence ATGAACTTCACCCGCAGGCAATTCCTCAAGCTCTCCGCCACCACCGCCGGGGCCAGCACGCTCGCCGCGCTCGGGGCCGTGCCCACCCTCGCCGCCGCCGACGTGCGCGGCTACAAGCTCGCGCGCGCCAGCGAGGCGCGGAACACCTGCCCCTACTGCTCCGTCGGCTGCGGCATCGTGCTCTACGCGCTCGGGGACGGCGCCAAGAACGCCCGCCGCCGGCTGGTCCACGTCGAGGGCGACCCCGACCACCCGGTCAACCGCGGCACGCTCTGCCCGAAGGGGGCGAGCCTGCTCGACTTCGTGAACAGCCCCACCCGGCTCAAGCAGCCCGAGCACCGCGCCCCGGGCGCGAAGGAGTGGACGCCCATCTCGTGGGACGAGGCTCTCGATCGGATCGCCCGCCTGATGAAGGACGACCGCGACCGCCACCTCGTCGAGAAGAACGCCGCCGGCGTGACGGTGAACCGCTGGCCCACGCTCGGCGTGCTCGCCGCCAGCGCCTCGTCGAACGAGACCGGCTACCTCACCCACAAGGTCTTCCGATCCATGGGGGTGGTCGGGATCGACAACCAGGCGCGGGTCTGACACGGCCCCACGGTGGCCGGTCTGGCCACCACCTTCGGCCGTGGCGCGATGACGAACCACTGGGCCGACATCAAGAACGCCGACGTCATCCTGGTGATGGGCGGCAACCCGGCCGAGGCGCACCCCTGCGGCTTCAAGTGGGTGACCGAGGCCAAGGCCCACAACAAGGCCCGGCTCGTCGTGGTGGACCCGCGCTTCACGCGCACCGCCGCGCTCGCCGACCTCTACGTGCCCATCCGGCCCGGCAGCGACATCGCCTTCCTCGGCGGCGTCATGCACTACCTGCTCGAGCACGGGAAGATCCAGCGCGAGTACGTGCAGGCGTACACCAACGCGAGCTTCCTCGTGAAGGAGGGCTTCGCCTTCGAGGACGGGCTCTTCTCCGGCTACGACGAGGCGAAGCGCAGCTACGACAAGGCGAGCTGGGGCTACGAGCTCGGGCCCGACGGCTACGCCCGGGTGGACCCCACCCTCGAGCACCCGCGCTGCGTCTACCAGCTCCTGAAGCGCCACGTCGCGCGCTACACGCCGGAGGTGGTGAGCGAGCTCACCGGGACGCCGAAGGACCAGTTCCTGAAGGTCTGCGAGCTCGTCGCCAGCACCGCCGTCCCCGGCCGCACCATGACGAGCCTCTACGCGCTCGGCTGGACGCAGCACTCGGTCGGCGCGCAGAACATCCGCTCCATCGCGATGATCCAGCTCCTGCTCGGGAACATGGGGATGGCGGGCGGCGGGGTGAACGCGCTCCGCGGCCACTCCAACATCCAGGGGCTCACCGATCTCGGCGTGCTCTCCGACCTCCTCCCCGGCTACCTCTCCATGCCGAAGGAGCAGGACGCCACGCTCGAGGGGTACCTCGGCCCGCGCACGCTCCAGCCGCTCCGGCCCGGCCAGCTCAGCTACTGGAAGAACTACCCCAAGTTCTTCGCCTCGCTGATGAAGGCCTGGTGGGGCGACGCGGCCACGAAGGAGAACGGCTTCGCCTACCACTACCTGCCGAAGCTCGACCGGCTCTACGACGTCCTCACCGTCTTCGACCTGATGGCGCAGGGGAAGCTGAACGGCTACGTCTGCCAGGGCTTCAACCCGCTCGGCTCGGCGCCCGACAAGGAGAAGGTCCAGGCCGGCCTGTCGAACCTCAAGTTCCTCGTGGTCATCGACCCGCTCGCCACCGAGACCTCCGAGTTCTGGCGGAACCACGGCGAGCACCACCCGGTCGATCCGGCCGCCATCCAGACCGAGGTCTTCCGGCTCCCGTCCACCTGCTTCGCCGAGGAGGAGGGCTCGCTCACCAACTCGAGCCGGTGGCTGCAGTGGCACCACCCCGGCGCCGAGCCGCCGCCGGGCGCGCGCCAGGACCTCGACATCGTGGCCGAGCTCTTCACCCGCGTCCGCGCCCTCTACGCGCAGGAGGGCGGCAAGGTGCCGGAGCCGATCACCCGGCTCACCTGGCCCTACCAGCAGCCGCTCCGGCCCAGCCCGGCGGAGGTGGCCCGCGAGTACAGCGGCAAGGCGCTCGCCGACCTCCCCGACCCGGCCGACCCGGCCAGGGTGGCGGTGAAGAAGGGCGAGCCGCTCGCGAGCTTCGCGCAGCTCGCCGACGACGGCTCGACCGCCTGCGGCTGCTGGATCTACTGCGGCAGCTTCGGCAAGGAGAACCTGATGGCGCGGCGCGACCCGGCCGATCCGAGCGGGCTCGGCCTCGCGCCCGGCTGGGGCTGGGCCTGGCCCGCCAACCGCCGCGTCCTCTACAACGCCGCCTCCTGCGATCCCTCCGGCAAGCCGTGGGATCCGCGGCGGGCGCTGGTGCGGTGGAGCGGCGACAAGTGGACCGGCCCCGACGTGCCCGACAACAAGGCCGACACCCCGCCCTCCGCCGGCATGGGACCGTTCATCCTCAACGCCGAGGGGGTGGGCCGGCTCTTCGCGGTGGACAAGCTCGCCGACGGCCCCTTCCCCGAGCACTACGAGCCCTTCGAGAGCCCGCTGCCCGGGAACCCGCTCCACAAGGACCCGCGGGCGAGGAACAACCCGGCGGCGAGGATCTTCGCCGGGGACCGGCAGCGGCTCGGCACCTGCGAGGAGTTCCCGCACGCCGCCACCACCTACCGGCTCACCGAGCACTTCCACTTCTGGACCAAGCACGCCCGCATCCCGTCGGTGCTCCAGCCCGAGCAGTTCGTGGAGCTCGGCGAGGCGCTGGCGCGCGAGAAGGGGATCAAGGCCGGCGATCGGGTGAAGGTCCGCTCGAAGCGCGGCTTCGTCGTCGCCAAGGCGGTGGTGACGAAGCGGCTGCAGCCGCTGCGGGTCGCGGGGAGGACCGTGCACGTGGTCGGCCTGCCCATCCACTGGGGCTTCACCGGGCAGGCGAAGCCCGGTTACCTCGTCAACGCGCTCACGCCGTTCGTGGGCGACGCCAACGTGCAGACGCCGGAGTTCAAGGCGTTCTCCGTGGCCATCGAGCGGGCGTGA
- a CDS encoding universal stress protein has translation MSFPWKKVLCPVDFSEPARGAMASAVQIARHLDADLVLFHAYQLPGYTLPEGSVVASPRMLQELSDRAEAHLAEWKALAEAQGAPRVATEKGIGEPALQIVHAARELGCDAIVLGTHGRTGLAHAILGSTAEQVVRRAACPVVTVRSGSAA, from the coding sequence ATGAGCTTCCCCTGGAAGAAGGTGCTCTGCCCCGTGGACTTCTCCGAGCCGGCGCGCGGCGCCATGGCCTCGGCCGTCCAGATCGCCCGGCACCTCGACGCCGACCTGGTGCTGTTCCACGCCTACCAGCTGCCGGGCTACACGCTGCCGGAGGGCTCGGTCGTGGCGAGCCCGCGGATGCTGCAGGAGCTCTCGGATCGCGCCGAGGCGCACCTCGCCGAGTGGAAGGCGCTCGCCGAGGCGCAGGGCGCCCCGCGGGTGGCGACGGAGAAGGGGATCGGCGAGCCCGCGCTCCAGATCGTGCACGCCGCGCGCGAGCTCGGCTGTGACGCCATCGTGCTGGGGACGCACGGCCGGACCGGCCTCGCGCACGCCATCCTCGGCTCCACCGCCGAGCAGGTGGTGCGCCGGGCCGCGTGCCCGGTCGTGACCGTCCGCTCCGGCAGCGCCGCCTGA
- a CDS encoding ABC transporter ATP-binding protein codes for MSPNAPSVLRTEHLSRAVDGRALVDGVSVEVREGEVLAVVGPSGAGKSTFLRLLNRLDEPTGGTVYLDGQDYRSLPPRELRRRVGMVMQTASLFPGTVADNVRFGPRQRGVELPEAEVEALLRQVGLPGFAGRDASRLSGGEAQRVAIARAVANEPAVLLLDEPTSALDEASKREIERLVAGVVEARGLTCVVITHDLAQAARVAGRVLVLEAGRVRRLGPVEEVLRAESTGP; via the coding sequence ATGAGCCCGAATGCGCCGTCCGTCCTCCGCACCGAGCACCTCTCGCGCGCCGTGGACGGCCGGGCCCTGGTGGACGGCGTCTCGGTCGAGGTGCGCGAGGGCGAGGTGCTGGCGGTGGTCGGTCCGAGCGGGGCGGGCAAGTCCACCTTCCTGCGGCTGCTCAACCGGCTCGACGAGCCGACGGGCGGCACGGTGTACCTCGACGGCCAGGACTACCGCTCCCTGCCGCCGCGCGAGCTCCGGCGCCGGGTGGGCATGGTGATGCAGACCGCCTCGCTCTTCCCCGGGACGGTGGCGGACAACGTCCGCTTCGGCCCGCGGCAGCGCGGGGTGGAGCTGCCCGAGGCCGAGGTGGAGGCGCTGCTCCGGCAGGTGGGGCTGCCGGGCTTCGCCGGGCGGGACGCGTCCCGCCTCTCCGGCGGCGAGGCCCAGCGGGTGGCGATCGCGCGCGCGGTGGCGAACGAGCCGGCGGTCCTCCTCCTGGACGAGCCGACCTCGGCCCTCGACGAGGCCTCCAAGCGCGAGATCGAGCGGCTGGTGGCGGGCGTGGTCGAGGCCCGCGGCCTCACCTGCGTCGTCATCACCCACGACCTCGCCCAGGCGGCGCGGGTCGCGGGGCGCGTGCTGGTGCTCGAGGCCGGGCGGGTGCGCCGGCTCGGGCCGGTGGAGGAGGTGCTGCGTGCTGAGTCGACTGGTCCGTGA
- a CDS encoding ABC transporter permease, whose translation MLSRLVRDPLLLSLAQAGVAALAALAVALLARRRRIHVERELLVALVRGLAQISAVGSVLLLMLEGPGWLGVLALAGMMVAAAATSARRARRVPGAFRVSLQAIAAGSGTVIALMALAGVVETHVTVLVPVGSMLIASAMNANGLALDRFRADVVAHRREVESALALGAAPEVSVAPHLQSSFRASLIPAIDNLRSLGIVWIPGLMTGMVLSGTPPLHAAIYQFVTIAMIFASSGLTCLVGTTLIRAQVFSEAEQLLLQAP comes from the coding sequence GTGCTGAGTCGACTGGTCCGTGACCCGCTGCTGCTGAGCCTGGCGCAGGCGGGCGTGGCCGCGCTGGCGGCGCTCGCGGTGGCGCTCCTGGCGCGGCGGCGGCGCATCCACGTCGAGCGGGAGCTGCTCGTCGCGCTCGTGCGGGGGCTGGCCCAGATCTCGGCCGTCGGCTCGGTGCTGCTCCTCATGCTCGAGGGGCCGGGCTGGCTCGGGGTGCTGGCGCTCGCGGGGATGATGGTCGCCGCGGCCGCCACCTCGGCCCGCCGCGCCCGGCGCGTGCCGGGCGCCTTCCGCGTCTCGCTCCAGGCCATCGCGGCGGGGTCGGGGACGGTCATCGCCCTCATGGCGCTCGCGGGCGTGGTCGAGACCCACGTGACGGTGCTCGTGCCGGTGGGCAGCATGCTCATCGCGAGCGCCATGAACGCCAACGGGCTCGCGCTCGACCGCTTCCGCGCCGACGTCGTGGCCCACCGGCGGGAGGTCGAGTCCGCGCTGGCGCTCGGCGCGGCGCCGGAGGTGAGCGTGGCCCCGCACCTCCAGTCCTCCTTCCGCGCCAGCCTCATCCCGGCGATCGACAACCTCCGGTCGCTCGGGATCGTCTGGATCCCGGGGCTGATGACCGGCATGGTCCTCTCCGGCACGCCGCCCCTGCACGCGGCCATCTACCAGTTCGTGACCATCGCGATGATCTTCGCGTCCTCCGGGCTCACCTGCCTCGTGGGGACCACGCTCATCCGCGCCCAGGTCTTCTCGGAGGCGGAGCAGCTGCTCCTCCAGGCGCCGTGA
- a CDS encoding Fur family transcriptional regulator, producing MEPVAAAAILERHGIQPSAQRRAVAEFVLDTTAHPSADRVFEAVAARNPRISRATVYNTLNLLVRKKLLKQLVLAEGKVVFDPNVAPHHHFVDEASGAIHDVPWDALDVRRVEALKGVDVREYQVVLRGRLHRR from the coding sequence ATGGAGCCCGTCGCCGCCGCCGCGATCCTGGAGCGCCACGGCATCCAGCCGTCGGCCCAGCGCCGCGCGGTGGCGGAGTTCGTCCTCGACACCACCGCCCACCCGTCCGCCGACCGCGTCTTCGAGGCGGTGGCGGCGCGCAACCCGCGCATCAGCCGCGCCACCGTCTACAACACGCTCAACCTCCTCGTGCGCAAGAAGCTCCTGAAGCAGCTCGTGCTCGCCGAGGGCAAGGTGGTCTTCGATCCGAACGTCGCCCCGCACCACCACTTCGTGGACGAGGCGAGCGGCGCGATCCACGACGTCCCCTGGGACGCGCTCGACGTGCGCCGGGTCGAGGCGCTGAAGGGCGTGGACGTGCGCGAGTACCAGGTCGTGCTCCGCGGCCGCCTGCACCGGCGCTGA